AGCTTTTCTCCTTGTTTACCCATAAGTCTACGTAAAGTCCTGTTACGGGCCAAAAGTTTCTCATAGTATTCTACTCCTCCTCTGGCATAGTCCTTAGAAAGCGTGGCCGTGCGCCTGTCAGACCTGTAGTCTAGCCACTGGTTCACTGCATCATAAGCTAAAAAATATCCTACCAGTCCAGCTACTAGCACTGCTAAATTGTAAAGTCCTCGTAATACCACAGGGCCAGAATACAAACCCAAGAGCTGCTTAACTGCCACCCCAGACAGAGTTACACCAAACAAGCAAGCAGGAGCCACTGCAGCCTTTATGATGGGGCTGTTGCCTTGGAAATAAAGGACTTCTCTTGCCAGGGAAAACATCTGGGCCTCTGCTGACAATGTAAGGGCTTCCTTTAGAAAGATGCCATCCTGACTGTGCCAGTCCACCTCTTTGCCATTGATCACAAATATGCCTTGCCCGTCATCCGCATTATTGAAGGTGGCAGGGATGCCAACTAAAGCGCCCCCGGGCAGCCAGGGAATCCCAGCGCCGACAGGTTGGAACCCAAAGGCTGCAAAC
The genomic region above belongs to Microcaecilia unicolor chromosome 7, aMicUni1.1, whole genome shotgun sequence and contains:
- the LOC115474932 gene encoding transmembrane protein 177-like codes for the protein MAAHLLLKLAAFVQRNRSGLLAVSCAGLFGANVLYHVFPEQTFRTVYQCWAKGQPAELSGQLQSLFREVLQDTGVRSAEKNFKAFAAFGFQPVGAGIPWLPGGALVGIPATFNNADDGQGIFVINGKEVDWHSQDGIFLKEALTLSAEAQMFSLAREVLYFQGNSPIIKAAVAPACLFGVTLSGVAVKQLLGLYSGPVVLRGLYNLAVLVAGLVGYFLAYDAVNQWLDYRSDRRTATLSKDYARGGVEYYEKLLARNRTLRRLMGKQGEKLYAPTGNLFPRYWFRLKHAPYTARRDLIVNILKMHQV